A genomic segment from Streptomyces antibioticus encodes:
- a CDS encoding DUF5959 family protein: MCPIDADSSVRLRVVGRSRPGGTAYNHHLDAEFVITSAFAHGRLGLRLSPEAMDDWATALDVLSGGQDIRWSVMGETEIGIAIDRQFSTPRPIVTVDDSAESGVSVRICLDPEMAEQDRHDAAVEKLLVTATLSEVSLCTQVTGDRCPGGRLGVRLGRLARA, encoded by the coding sequence ATCTGCCCGATCGACGCGGACAGCAGCGTGCGGCTGCGCGTCGTGGGGCGGAGCCGGCCCGGGGGCACGGCGTACAACCACCACCTCGACGCCGAATTCGTCATCACCAGCGCGTTCGCGCACGGGCGCCTCGGCCTGCGCCTGTCACCGGAAGCCATGGACGACTGGGCAACCGCCCTGGACGTACTCTCCGGCGGCCAGGACATCCGCTGGTCGGTCATGGGCGAGACCGAGATCGGCATCGCGATCGACCGGCAGTTCTCGACACCCCGCCCCATCGTCACGGTGGACGACAGTGCCGAGTCCGGCGTCTCGGTCCGTATCTGCCTCGACCCAGAGATGGCCGAACAGGATCGTCACGACGCCGCGGTCGAGAAGCTACTGGTGACCGCGACTCTGTCCGAGGTGAGCCTCTGTACGCAGGTGACGGGGGACAGGTGCCCAGGCGGGCGGCTGGGCGTACGGCTCGGACGGCTGGCGCGGGCGTAG
- a CDS encoding alkene reductase: MTTLFTSYRLGSLSLPNRMVMAPMTRVRAAAGGLATPSMASYYAQRATAGLIVTEGVQPSPVGQSNPGTPGLHTDEQTASWRTVTDAVHTNGGRIFAQIMHGGRVSHADTTGLQPVGPSPVPAVGAVFTPAGPQPAPVPRALSTAEVPEQALSYAGAARRAVEAGFDGVELHGANGYLISQFLSSNANVRTDRYGGSVSGRIRFAVEAVSATADAVGAERTGIRLSPGGTFWGVQESEVADLYTALLAELAPLGLAYVHVEATADEETLLRLRRAWPGTLVMNPVVPMGPKQTGRSEADHWLGLGADLISFGRGFLANPDLVERLRTGLPISPVDETTYYQGGDAGYLTYPAYQHTA; encoded by the coding sequence ATGACGACGCTCTTCACCAGTTACCGGCTCGGTTCCCTGAGCCTGCCCAACCGGATGGTCATGGCTCCGATGACTCGCGTCAGGGCCGCGGCCGGAGGGCTCGCCACCCCGTCGATGGCGAGCTACTACGCCCAGCGAGCCACGGCCGGTCTGATCGTCACCGAGGGCGTACAGCCCAGCCCGGTCGGCCAGTCCAATCCCGGCACGCCGGGCCTGCACACGGACGAGCAGACGGCGTCCTGGCGCACGGTGACCGACGCCGTGCACACCAACGGCGGCCGGATCTTCGCGCAGATCATGCACGGTGGACGGGTGTCCCACGCCGACACCACGGGTCTCCAGCCGGTGGGTCCCTCACCCGTACCCGCAGTGGGCGCGGTGTTCACCCCCGCCGGGCCGCAGCCCGCGCCCGTCCCGCGCGCTCTGTCCACCGCCGAGGTCCCCGAGCAGGCACTCTCCTACGCAGGGGCCGCGCGGCGTGCCGTGGAGGCCGGTTTCGACGGGGTGGAACTGCACGGCGCCAACGGCTATCTCATCTCCCAGTTCCTGTCGTCCAACGCCAATGTGCGCACCGACCGTTACGGAGGCTCGGTGTCCGGGAGGATCCGGTTCGCGGTCGAAGCGGTGTCCGCCACGGCCGACGCGGTGGGCGCCGAGCGGACCGGCATCCGGCTCTCTCCCGGCGGGACCTTCTGGGGCGTCCAGGAGAGCGAGGTCGCCGACCTGTACACCGCCCTGCTGGCCGAACTCGCCCCTCTGGGCCTGGCCTACGTCCACGTCGAGGCCACCGCCGACGAGGAGACCCTGCTCAGGCTGAGGCGGGCCTGGCCGGGCACCCTCGTCATGAACCCCGTGGTACCGATGGGCCCCAAGCAGACCGGGCGTTCCGAAGCCGACCACTGGCTGGGTCTCGGCGCGGATCTCATCAGCTTCGGCCGGGGCTTCCTCGCCAACCCGGACCTGGTCGAACGGCTGCGCACCGGACTGCCGATCTCGCCCGTCGACGAGACCACGTACTACCAGGGCGGCGACGCCGGCTACCTGACGTATCCCGCCTACCAGCACACGGCGTGA